A region from the Rhodopseudomonas julia genome encodes:
- a CDS encoding D-mannose isomerase, with product MVDPLALFGAEPGNWLVQPQHQAWLQAEGHRLLDFSKPSLVAHGFAALDLDGRLPDKPVAETIVTARMVHSYGLAMLKGLPGCIPLVDHGLVALASGPLRDGENGGWWLRNPDAGAPRRKQAYAHAFVALAASTAFVAKRPAAQQLLDEAIDVIETHFWDDAEGAMRESFASDWSDEEDYRGANSNMHSLEMCLALADALDAPKWRERGLHIAERLIHDHARANDYCIPEHFDRNWQILRDYNRDKPEDDLRPYGTTPGHSLEWSHLLLKLEAALLTHGETPPAWLLEDAIALFETAMHLGWAADERPGIVYTLDWSGRPSVPERAHWVHAEAVTAAAMLFKRTGRKVYSEWYRRLWDYIDLAMIDRERGGWLNEVDAEGRDSERIYEGKPDLYHAYQATLTPLLPATPSIAVEIAQHAAKSGAE from the coding sequence ATGGTTGATCCTTTAGCACTTTTCGGAGCTGAGCCCGGCAATTGGCTCGTCCAACCCCAGCACCAGGCTTGGCTGCAAGCGGAAGGTCACCGGCTCCTCGATTTTTCCAAGCCGTCGCTTGTCGCCCACGGTTTCGCTGCGCTCGATCTCGATGGTCGCCTACCCGACAAACCGGTCGCCGAGACCATCGTGACTGCGCGCATGGTGCATTCTTATGGGCTCGCCATGCTGAAGGGCCTCCCAGGATGCATTCCGCTTGTCGATCACGGTTTGGTCGCGCTCGCATCAGGGCCGTTACGTGACGGCGAAAACGGCGGATGGTGGCTGCGGAACCCGGATGCTGGCGCCCCCAGACGCAAACAAGCCTACGCGCATGCCTTTGTGGCACTCGCAGCTTCAACTGCCTTCGTCGCAAAGCGACCAGCTGCGCAGCAGCTGCTCGATGAGGCGATCGACGTGATCGAGACGCATTTCTGGGATGACGCGGAAGGCGCGATGCGAGAGAGCTTTGCATCGGACTGGAGCGACGAAGAAGACTATCGCGGCGCCAACAGCAACATGCACTCCCTGGAAATGTGCCTCGCGCTCGCGGACGCCCTCGATGCACCGAAATGGCGCGAGCGCGGGCTTCACATCGCCGAACGCCTGATCCACGACCATGCACGCGCCAATGATTACTGCATTCCGGAGCATTTCGACCGAAACTGGCAGATATTGCGCGATTACAATCGCGACAAACCGGAGGACGATCTTCGGCCCTATGGCACCACCCCGGGGCATTCTCTGGAATGGTCGCACCTGCTTCTCAAGCTGGAAGCAGCGCTTCTAACTCATGGAGAGACACCGCCCGCTTGGCTCCTGGAGGATGCCATCGCTCTGTTTGAGACAGCGATGCATCTCGGATGGGCGGCCGATGAACGGCCGGGCATCGTCTACACGCTCGATTGGAGCGGTCGGCCCAGCGTTCCCGAACGCGCTCATTGGGTGCATGCAGAAGCGGTCACTGCCGCAGCCATGCTCTTCAAGCGGACGGGGCGGAAAGTCTACAGCGAGTGGTACCGGCGCCTCTGGGATTATATCGATCTTGCCATGATTGACCGCGAACGCGGCGGCTGGCTCAACGAAGTCGATGCTGAAGGCCGCGACAGCGAGCGCATCTACGAAGGCAAGCCGGACCTTTATCATGCCTATCAAGCGACGCTGACGCCGCTCCTGCCGGCAACGCCCAGCATCGCCGTGGAAATCGCACAGCACGCGGCCAAATCGGGAGCCGAATAG
- a CDS encoding DUF2267 domain-containing protein, which produces MEELVQRVRRALGVDAETAQSAIRAVVSFLNREGPQAEMAKLVAAIDGAEDYVGPTPDQDAVTLGGLGGLMGGGIMEILGELQSLGLDIGQIQTLGEEIFGFAREKVGTETTDKLVRGTPGLSQFL; this is translated from the coding sequence ATGGAAGAGCTCGTTCAGCGCGTCAGGCGCGCCCTTGGTGTCGACGCGGAGACGGCGCAATCCGCCATCCGCGCCGTGGTCTCCTTCCTCAACCGCGAAGGGCCGCAGGCGGAGATGGCAAAACTCGTCGCGGCGATCGACGGGGCGGAGGACTATGTCGGGCCGACGCCCGATCAGGATGCCGTCACGCTCGGCGGGCTCGGCGGGCTGATGGGCGGCGGCATCATGGAAATTCTGGGCGAGCTTCAGTCGCTCGGCCTCGACATCGGCCAGATCCAGACGCTCGGCGAAGAAATCTTCGGTTTTGCCCGCGAAAAGGTCGGCACGGAAACGACCGACAAACTGGTGCGCGGCACGCCGGGGCTTTCGCAGTTTCTCTAA
- a CDS encoding TIGR00730 family Rossman fold protein, producing the protein MQAICVFCGSNAGARADYARAAASLGVAIAEAGLRLVYGGARVGLMGAVANAALTAGGEVIGVIPHALVQKEVAHKGLTKLHEVGSMHERKALMGDLSDGFVALPGGAGTLEELFEVWTWGQLGYHQKPVGLLNVAGFYDGLAAFLDHQAAEHFMRPEHRAMLMVEADPGTLLHRFKTYQPPQVEKWIAGRER; encoded by the coding sequence ATGCAGGCGATCTGCGTCTTCTGCGGCTCCAATGCCGGAGCCCGCGCCGATTATGCGCGTGCCGCCGCCAGCCTGGGCGTGGCGATTGCCGAGGCGGGGCTGCGCCTCGTCTATGGCGGCGCGCGCGTCGGGCTGATGGGCGCCGTCGCCAACGCCGCGCTGACGGCGGGCGGCGAGGTGATCGGCGTCATTCCGCATGCGCTCGTGCAAAAGGAGGTGGCGCATAAGGGGCTCACGAAACTCCACGAAGTCGGCTCCATGCATGAGAGGAAAGCGCTGATGGGCGACCTCTCCGACGGGTTCGTGGCGCTGCCGGGCGGGGCGGGCACGCTCGAAGAGCTCTTCGAAGTGTGGACCTGGGGCCAGCTCGGCTATCATCAGAAGCCGGTCGGGCTGTTGAACGTGGCGGGGTTTTATGACGGCCTCGCCGCCTTCCTCGACCACCAGGCGGCGGAGCATTTCATGCGCCCCGAACACCGGGCGATGCTGATGGTGGAGGCGGACCCCGGCACGCTTCTCCACCGCTTCAAGACCTATCAGCCGCCGCA
- a CDS encoding methylmalonyl-CoA mutase family protein, whose protein sequence is MSSSQSSEASSPGPSSLGTGASGTGQQRPPLNIFPQPAAEDWRTLADKALKGAEFASLRSETRDGIAIEPLYPRAADAAPIAARSGPWRIVQRIDHPEPAAASRQALADLSGGADGLALIFAGAPSAAGFGLPESEEAIATALEGVELPAIHLRLEPGADAVQTARRVAALVAQKNFSPADCSIAFGIDPIGRIARFGGDISSVDFSALAVLLRELETAGFAGPVFEADGRIYHSAGASEAQELAAVVATIAGLVRGLAAEGLSPGEVLPKIGVTLAAGHDQFATIGKFRAVSLLTRRLGEVCGVSDFSPRLHGETAARMMMAADAHNNLIRTTIAAFSAAAGGAQTLGILGFSSAHGLPDRAARRYARNIQHLLMAESGIHHLDDPAAGSGAVEALTDALCEKSWAEFQAIEAEGGLLKSLSDQSFTGRIAEARKVLLQKIADGASPFVGATLYPNPKEPEIAVEASQIPQQSGLLTPLSAAEITALTANEKVSA, encoded by the coding sequence ATGTCATCGAGCCAATCATCTGAGGCCTCTTCGCCCGGTCCTTCTTCGCTAGGAACCGGGGCATCAGGAACCGGGCAGCAGCGCCCGCCGCTCAACATCTTTCCGCAGCCCGCCGCCGAAGACTGGCGCACGCTCGCCGACAAGGCGCTGAAGGGCGCGGAGTTTGCCTCGCTGCGCTCAGAGACGCGCGACGGCATCGCGATCGAGCCGCTTTATCCCCGCGCCGCCGATGCCGCGCCGATCGCCGCACGCAGCGGCCCGTGGCGGATCGTGCAGCGCATCGACCATCCCGAACCGGCCGCCGCCTCGCGCCAGGCGCTTGCCGATCTGTCGGGCGGCGCCGATGGGCTCGCGCTCATTTTCGCGGGTGCGCCGTCCGCCGCCGGCTTCGGTCTGCCGGAGAGTGAGGAGGCGATCGCGACCGCGCTCGAGGGCGTCGAGCTCCCGGCCATTCATCTTCGTCTCGAACCGGGGGCGGACGCGGTTCAAACCGCCCGCCGCGTCGCCGCGCTCGTGGCCCAGAAAAACTTCTCCCCGGCCGATTGCTCCATCGCCTTCGGCATCGATCCGATCGGCCGCATCGCCCGTTTCGGCGGGGATATCTCGTCGGTCGATTTTTCCGCTCTCGCTGTTCTTTTGAGAGAACTCGAGACAGCCGGCTTTGCCGGTCCGGTCTTTGAGGCCGACGGACGCATCTATCATTCCGCCGGCGCGAGCGAGGCGCAGGAGCTCGCCGCCGTCGTGGCGACGATCGCGGGCCTTGTTCGCGGTCTTGCGGCCGAGGGGCTTTCGCCCGGCGAAGTCCTGCCGAAAATCGGCGTCACGCTCGCCGCCGGGCACGACCAGTTCGCCACCATCGGCAAATTCCGCGCTGTGTCGCTTCTCACCCGCCGGCTCGGCGAAGTCTGCGGTGTGTCGGACTTTTCCCCGCGCCTTCACGGCGAGACGGCGGCCCGCATGATGATGGCGGCGGACGCGCACAACAACCTCATCCGCACCACGATCGCGGCCTTTTCGGCGGCCGCCGGCGGGGCGCAAACCCTTGGTATACTTGGATTTTCCTCCGCCCACGGGCTGCCCGACCGCGCCGCGCGCCGTTATGCCCGCAACATCCAGCATTTGTTGATGGCGGAGTCCGGCATACATCATCTTGATGACCCCGCCGCCGGCTCCGGTGCCGTCGAAGCCCTCACGGACGCCCTTTGTGAGAAAAGCTGGGCAGAATTTCAGGCGATCGAAGCCGAGGGCGGACTCCTGAAAAGCCTGTCCGATCAATCCTTTACCGGGCGGATCGCGGAGGCGCGGAAGGTGCTCCTGCAAAAGATTGCGGACGGCGCCTCGCCCTTTGTCGGCGCGACGCTCTACCCCAATCCGAAGGAGCCGGAGATTGCCGTGGAAGCCTCTCAAATTCCACAACAATCCGGTCTTCTCACGCCGCTGTCTGCGGCCGAAATCACGGCCCTGACGGCCAACGAAAAGGTGTCGGCATGA
- a CDS encoding glutaredoxin: MPESANGQGRASGAKEAAVYRMVMEEHVCPFGIKAKDLLEREGFAVEDHWLETRAETDAFQREHDVETTPQIFIAGDRIGGYDELREHFGQHVTKEGETSYRPVIAIFSVAFLMALAVSFAAFGNIFTVRALEWFIAISMCLLAVQKLQDVESFSTMFLNYDLLAPKYVRYAYFYPFGEAAAGILMIAGALTFISAPIALFIGGVGAASVFKAVYIDKRELKCACVGGGSNVPLGFVSLTENLMMIAMGIWMPYRMLVLGW, translated from the coding sequence ATGCCGGAGAGTGCCAACGGGCAGGGGCGTGCGAGCGGGGCGAAGGAGGCTGCCGTTTATCGCATGGTGATGGAGGAGCATGTCTGCCCCTTCGGCATCAAGGCGAAGGATCTGCTCGAACGCGAGGGGTTTGCGGTTGAGGATCACTGGCTCGAAACCCGCGCGGAGACCGACGCCTTTCAGCGCGAGCACGATGTGGAGACGACGCCGCAGATCTTCATCGCGGGCGACCGCATCGGCGGCTATGACGAATTGCGCGAGCATTTCGGCCAGCATGTGACGAAGGAAGGCGAGACGAGCTACCGGCCGGTGATCGCCATCTTTTCCGTCGCCTTTTTGATGGCGCTTGCCGTCAGCTTTGCCGCCTTCGGCAACATCTTTACCGTGCGCGCGCTCGAATGGTTCATCGCCATTTCGATGTGCCTGTTGGCGGTGCAGAAGCTGCAGGACGTGGAGAGCTTTTCCACCATGTTCCTGAACTACGATCTGCTCGCGCCGAAATATGTGCGCTACGCCTACTTTTATCCCTTCGGCGAGGCGGCGGCCGGGATCTTGATGATCGCCGGGGCGCTGACCTTCATTTCCGCGCCGATCGCGCTCTTCATCGGTGGGGTGGGGGCGGCCTCCGTCTTCAAGGCCGTCTATATCGACAAGCGGGAACTGAAATGCGCCTGCGTGGGCGGCGGCAGCAATGTGCCGCTCGGCTTCGTGTCGCTGACGGAGAACCTGATGATGATCGCCATGGGGATCTGGATGCCCTACCGGATGCTGGTTCTGGGCTGGTGA
- the scpA gene encoding methylmalonyl-CoA mutase has protein sequence MSPLPDFRQIAWQKPETAPKTHEQGSWTAPEEITLSPRPGTSDVENVDFLETYPGIAPYLRGPYPTMYVQKPWTIRQYAGFSTAKESNAFYRRNLAAGQKGLSVAFDLATHRGYDSDHPRVSGDVGMAGVAIDSILDMQELFDGIPLDKMSVSMTMNGAVLPVMALYIVAAEEQGVAQKDLSGTIQNDILKEFMVRNTYIYPPTPSLRIISDIFSYTAENMPRFNSISISGYHIQEAGATADLELAYTLADGIEYVRAGVKAGLDVDKFAPRLSFFFGIGMNFYMEVAKLRAARLLWAKLIKENFSPSDARSLSLRTHCQTSGWSLTAQDVFNNVARTAIEAMAATQGGTQSLHTNSLDEALALPTDFSARIARNTQLILALESGTTDTIDPWGGSFAIEKLTDDLARRALSHIEEVEARGGMTKAIEAGLPKLRIEEAAAKTQARIDSGKQAVIGVNLYPSDEEPEIDVLKVDIEAVRREQIDKLTRLKAERDPAKLQEALANLTKAAESGEGNLLALSIEAARARATVGEISDAMEKVFGRHMAEVKTLSGVYKREVGSMNQAVEKVLKMTAEFERADGRRPRVLVAKMGQDGHDRGQKVIASAFADLGFDVDVGPLFSTPDEVARQAVENDVHVVGVSSLAAGHLSLVPALRQALDREGAEDIMIVVGGVIPPQDFEALKKAGASAIFPPGTVIAESAARLLEELNHRRGYHSQEAAE, from the coding sequence ATGAGCCCGCTTCCCGATTTTCGCCAGATCGCCTGGCAAAAGCCCGAAACCGCGCCGAAAACTCACGAACAGGGCTCCTGGACCGCGCCGGAAGAGATCACGCTTTCCCCGCGGCCGGGCACGAGTGACGTCGAAAACGTCGATTTTCTAGAGACTTACCCGGGTATCGCGCCCTATCTGCGCGGCCCCTACCCCACCATGTACGTGCAGAAACCGTGGACCATCCGTCAATATGCCGGCTTCTCCACGGCGAAGGAATCGAATGCCTTCTACCGCCGCAATCTGGCCGCCGGTCAGAAGGGTCTTTCGGTCGCCTTCGACCTCGCCACCCATCGTGGCTATGACTCTGATCATCCACGCGTTTCCGGCGATGTCGGCATGGCGGGCGTCGCCATCGACTCCATCCTCGACATGCAGGAACTCTTCGACGGCATCCCGCTCGACAAGATGAGCGTGTCGATGACGATGAACGGCGCTGTCCTGCCGGTGATGGCATTATACATCGTTGCGGCAGAAGAACAGGGTGTTGCGCAGAAGGATCTTTCAGGAACCATCCAGAATGACATTCTGAAAGAGTTCATGGTCCGCAACACCTATATTTATCCGCCGACCCCGTCTCTGCGCATCATTTCTGACATATTTTCCTACACTGCGGAGAATATGCCGCGCTTCAACTCTATTTCGATTTCTGGATACCATATCCAGGAAGCCGGAGCGACGGCAGATCTTGAGCTCGCCTACACGCTCGCCGACGGCATCGAATATGTGCGCGCCGGCGTCAAAGCCGGGCTCGACGTCGACAAATTCGCACCGCGCCTCTCCTTCTTCTTCGGCATTGGCATGAATTTTTACATGGAGGTGGCGAAGCTTAGGGCCGCCCGCCTCCTCTGGGCGAAACTCATCAAGGAGAATTTTTCTCCCTCCGATGCGCGCTCTTTGTCACTGCGCACCCACTGCCAGACCTCCGGCTGGTCGCTGACCGCGCAGGACGTCTTCAACAATGTCGCGCGCACGGCGATCGAGGCGATGGCGGCAACGCAAGGCGGCACGCAAAGTCTTCATACGAATTCACTCGACGAGGCCCTTGCGCTGCCAACGGATTTCTCCGCCCGCATCGCCCGCAACACGCAGCTCATCCTGGCGCTTGAATCCGGCACCACCGACACAATCGACCCATGGGGCGGCTCGTTTGCGATCGAGAAATTGACCGACGATCTCGCGCGGCGCGCCCTTTCTCATATCGAAGAGGTAGAAGCCCGCGGCGGCATGACCAAGGCCATCGAAGCGGGGCTGCCGAAACTGCGGATCGAAGAGGCCGCCGCGAAAACGCAGGCGCGCATCGATTCCGGCAAGCAGGCCGTCATCGGCGTCAATCTTTACCCAAGCGACGAAGAGCCGGAGATCGATGTCCTCAAGGTCGACATCGAGGCCGTGCGTCGCGAGCAGATCGACAAACTCACCCGCCTCAAGGCAGAGCGCGATCCGGCAAAACTGCAGGAAGCCCTCGCCAATTTGACGAAAGCGGCCGAAAGCGGCGAAGGCAATCTCCTCGCCCTCAGCATCGAGGCCGCGAGGGCACGCGCCACGGTCGGTGAAATCTCCGACGCAATGGAGAAGGTCTTCGGCCGCCACATGGCCGAGGTAAAGACCTTGTCGGGCGTCTACAAACGCGAGGTCGGCTCGATGAATCAAGCGGTCGAAAAGGTCTTAAAAATGACAGCCGAGTTCGAACGCGCCGATGGAAGACGGCCGCGCGTCCTCGTCGCCAAGATGGGCCAGGACGGGCACGACCGTGGCCAGAAGGTGATCGCATCGGCCTTCGCAGATCTCGGTTTCGATGTCGATGTCGGCCCTCTATTCTCCACGCCGGACGAGGTGGCGCGTCAGGCGGTCGAAAACGACGTGCATGTCGTCGGCGTCTCGTCTCTCGCTGCCGGCCATCTGTCGCTCGTACCGGCGCTCAGGCAGGCGCTCGATCGCGAGGGCGCCGAAGACATCATGATCGTCGTGGGCGGTGTGATCCCCCCGCAGGATTTCGAAGCGCTGAAAAAAGCTGGGGCATCGGCGATTTTCCCGCCGGGAACGGTGATCGCGGAATCGGCCGCCAGGCTCTTGGAAGAGCTCAATCACCGGCGGGGCTATCATAGCCAAGAGGCCGCCGAGTAA
- a CDS encoding dipeptidase, with protein sequence MKAHMLQNTLARIDSAVSGEALERLFQLIRIPSISADPAYAAACRNAASWCATQLNEIGFEASVRDTIGHPMVVGHYKGAGEDKPHILFYGHYDVQPADPLELWETPPFEPQVAGEGDEAKILGRGSSDDKGQFMTFIEAARALMEEEGRLPVNVTVLLEGEEESASPSLLPFLKENVEELKADVAFVCDTSQWDANTPAIATRLRGLLYEEVFIEGPSYDLHSGHYGSAARNPIHVLTKVLADLRDDEGRIQIPGFYDGVAELTAEEKAAWESLGFDPQAFLAEIGLKEPGGEKAYSVLEQIWARPTAEVNGIIGGYTGDGSKTVIPAKASAKVSFRLVGEQEPDKIREAFRAFVAARVPGDCKVTFKSHGGEGAITQPSDSEWVSRSLTALSEEWGTEAKLIGMGGSIPIVAQFKRVLGMDTVLVGFALDDDRIHSPNEKYNLKSFRHGIRSWARILSALGA encoded by the coding sequence ATGAAGGCTCACATGCTTCAAAACACCCTTGCCCGCATCGATTCCGCCGTTTCCGGCGAGGCGCTGGAGCGGCTCTTTCAATTGATCCGCATCCCGTCGATTTCCGCCGATCCGGCCTATGCCGCCGCCTGCCGCAACGCCGCCTCCTGGTGCGCGACGCAGCTGAACGAGATCGGCTTTGAGGCGTCGGTCCGCGACACGATCGGCCATCCGATGGTGGTCGGCCATTACAAGGGCGCGGGCGAGGACAAGCCGCATATCCTCTTCTACGGCCATTACGACGTGCAGCCGGCGGACCCGCTGGAGCTGTGGGAGACGCCGCCGTTCGAGCCGCAGGTGGCGGGCGAGGGCGATGAGGCGAAAATTCTCGGCCGCGGTTCCTCCGACGACAAGGGCCAGTTCATGACCTTCATCGAGGCGGCGCGCGCCTTGATGGAGGAAGAGGGCCGGCTGCCGGTCAATGTGACGGTGCTTCTGGAGGGCGAGGAGGAATCGGCGAGCCCGTCGCTGCTGCCGTTCCTCAAAGAGAATGTCGAGGAGCTGAAGGCCGACGTCGCCTTCGTCTGCGACACCTCGCAATGGGATGCCAATACGCCGGCGATCGCGACGCGCCTGCGCGGGCTTCTCTATGAGGAGGTGTTCATCGAGGGGCCTTCCTATGACCTCCATTCCGGGCATTATGGCTCGGCGGCCAGGAACCCGATCCATGTCTTGACGAAGGTGCTCGCGGATCTGCGCGATGACGAGGGGCGCATCCAGATCCCGGGCTTTTACGATGGCGTCGCCGAGCTGACGGCAGAGGAAAAGGCCGCCTGGGAGAGCCTCGGCTTCGACCCGCAGGCGTTTCTCGCCGAGATCGGCCTCAAAGAGCCGGGGGGCGAAAAGGCCTATTCGGTTCTGGAACAGATCTGGGCGCGGCCGACGGCGGAGGTGAACGGCATCATCGGCGGCTATACCGGCGACGGCAGCAAGACGGTGATCCCGGCGAAGGCGTCGGCGAAGGTCTCCTTCCGGCTCGTCGGCGAGCAGGAGCCGGACAAGATCCGCGAGGCGTTCCGCGCCTTTGTGGCGGCGCGCGTGCCGGGCGATTGCAAGGTGACGTTCAAGAGCCATGGCGGCGAGGGCGCCATCACCCAGCCATCCGACAGCGAATGGGTGTCGCGGTCGCTGACGGCGCTTTCAGAGGAATGGGGCACGGAGGCGAAACTCATCGGCATGGGCGGCTCGATCCCGATCGTGGCGCAGTTCAAGCGCGTTCTCGGCATGGACACGGTGCTCGTCGGCTTCGCGCTCGACGACGACCGCATCCACTCGCCGAACGAGAAATACAATCTGAAGAGTTTTCGGCACGGCATCCGCTCCTGGGCGCGGATCCTTTCGGCGCTCGGGGCGTAA
- a CDS encoding DUF4332 domain-containing protein: MPSYSISAMECLSPEECAALKRVRVRTTAKLLERASTPKGRRMLAQETGISEKFILRLANMADLMRIRGVAEEYSELLEAAGVDTVKELKRRNVANLVKRMQEANAARPMVQLLPSEKRVAGWVEEAKSLPVMMTY; the protein is encoded by the coding sequence GTGCCGTCCTATTCCATCTCGGCCATGGAATGCCTGTCGCCTGAGGAATGCGCCGCGTTGAAGCGCGTGCGCGTTCGCACGACCGCAAAACTCCTGGAGCGCGCGTCGACGCCGAAGGGGCGGCGGATGCTCGCCCAGGAAACCGGCATCTCGGAAAAATTCATCCTGCGCCTCGCCAATATGGCCGATCTCATGCGCATTCGCGGCGTGGCGGAAGAATATTCGGAGCTCCTCGAAGCCGCGGGCGTCGACACCGTCAAGGAATTGAAGCGGCGCAACGTCGCCAATCTCGTCAAGCGCATGCAGGAGGCGAACGCGGCGCGGCCGATGGTGCAGCTCCTGCCGAGCGAAAAGCGCGTCGCCGGCTGGGTCGAGGAAGCCAAAAGCCTCCCCGTGATGATGACCTATTGA
- the meaB gene encoding methylmalonyl Co-A mutase-associated GTPase MeaB, whose protein sequence is MDPDLPDRYQKPMGENTDAMTELGDAVAAGKRRALGRAITLVESRRDDHRSQAAELIEMLRAKTGRSIRIGMTGSPGAGKSTLIDTFGSNLTAAGHKVAVLAVDPTSTRTGGSILGDKTRMGRLAQDTNAFIRPSPTGGTLGGVAARTREAMLVCEAAGFDVIIVETVGVGQSETTVADMVDVFVALALPGSGDELQGLKKGVVEIADILAVNKAEGENAARAREAAGDLQSALRILGARPDGWVVPVLAISGLANEGLDELWQTITRFCKEGEKTGSLAARRHRQAVIWFHAILDERIRERVLAGFEHEIEALEEAVRGGGKSAAAAAEEAVARLLR, encoded by the coding sequence ATGGACCCTGACCTGCCGGACCGCTACCAGAAGCCCATGGGGGAAAACACCGACGCGATGACAGAGCTTGGTGATGCCGTCGCCGCTGGCAAAAGGCGGGCGCTCGGGCGCGCTATCACGCTTGTCGAATCGCGGCGAGACGATCACCGAAGTCAGGCGGCTGAGCTCATCGAAATGTTGCGTGCCAAAACCGGACGCAGCATTCGCATCGGCATGACTGGCTCACCAGGCGCCGGAAAGTCGACGCTCATCGACACTTTCGGCAGCAATCTGACAGCGGCAGGCCATAAGGTCGCCGTGCTTGCCGTTGATCCGACCTCGACGCGCACCGGCGGCTCGATTCTCGGTGACAAGACGCGCATGGGCCGACTGGCGCAGGACACGAACGCCTTTATCCGCCCCTCACCGACAGGCGGCACCCTCGGCGGCGTTGCGGCGCGTACACGCGAAGCCATGCTTGTCTGCGAGGCGGCCGGATTCGACGTCATCATTGTGGAGACGGTAGGCGTCGGCCAATCCGAAACCACCGTCGCCGACATGGTCGATGTCTTCGTGGCGCTCGCCCTGCCGGGCTCCGGCGACGAATTGCAGGGGCTAAAAAAGGGCGTCGTGGAGATCGCCGACATCCTCGCCGTCAACAAGGCGGAGGGGGAGAACGCCGCCCGCGCCCGCGAGGCGGCCGGCGATCTGCAATCGGCTTTGCGCATTCTGGGAGCGCGGCCGGATGGCTGGGTTGTGCCGGTGCTGGCAATTTCGGGCCTCGCCAATGAAGGGCTCGACGAATTGTGGCAGACGATCACCCGCTTCTGCAAAGAAGGTGAGAAAACCGGCAGCCTTGCCGCGCGGCGGCATCGGCAGGCAGTGATATGGTTTCACGCCATTCTCGACGAGCGCATCCGCGAACGTGTCCTGGCCGGCTTCGAGCATGAGATCGAAGCGCTCGAAGAGGCTGTCCGGGGCGGAGGGAAGAGCGCGGCAGCCGCAGCCGAAGAGGCAGTGGCGCGCCTCCTGCGATGA
- a CDS encoding heavy metal-binding domain-containing protein: MLVTTTPTIEGLRIREYFGVVTGEAILGTNVFRDFFAGIRDIVGGRAGAYENALREARETALSEIQAEAQALGGNAIIGVDIDYETISIGDRGGMMMVSASGTAVFVE; this comes from the coding sequence ATGCTCGTTACCACCACGCCCACGATCGAAGGCCTTCGCATCCGCGAGTATTTTGGTGTCGTCACCGGCGAAGCCATCCTCGGAACCAACGTCTTTCGTGATTTCTTTGCCGGTATTCGCGACATCGTCGGGGGGCGTGCCGGCGCATACGAAAACGCTCTGCGCGAGGCGCGCGAAACCGCCCTTTCCGAAATACAGGCGGAAGCCCAAGCGCTCGGCGGTAATGCGATTATCGGCGTCGATATCGACTACGAAACGATCTCGATCGGCGATCGGGGTGGAATGATGATGGTGTCGGCCTCCGGCACCGCGGTTTTCGTGGAGTAA
- a CDS encoding SDR family oxidoreductase, whose protein sequence is MPGRESELAPPAEHIRDSYKAAGRLAGKRALITGGDSGIGRAVALHFAREGADVAIVYLPEESDDGQEAIRLIKAEGVRAIAIEGDLRDPEFCREAVERTVAAFSGLDILVPNAGIQKVAKDLTEISNADWNWHFDVNMHSIFYLSRAAMPHLGAGSSIISCTSVNGFLGDEDLVAYSSTKGAISGFTRALAQQVAGRGIRINQVAPGPIWTPIQPASWGRVDPTSMPEMGKDTPMGRIGQPSEVGPAFVYLASEDGSYITGQTIHVNGGMIVNG, encoded by the coding sequence ATGCCGGGCCGCGAAAGCGAACTCGCGCCACCGGCCGAACACATCCGAGATAGCTACAAGGCGGCGGGCCGTCTTGCCGGAAAGCGCGCGCTGATCACGGGCGGTGACAGCGGCATTGGTCGCGCCGTAGCTCTGCATTTCGCGCGCGAAGGCGCGGATGTCGCCATCGTCTATCTGCCGGAAGAGTCCGATGACGGGCAGGAGGCGATCCGCTTGATAAAGGCAGAGGGGGTGCGAGCCATCGCCATTGAGGGCGATCTGCGCGATCCGGAATTCTGTCGAGAGGCAGTGGAAAGAACTGTCGCCGCCTTCAGCGGCCTCGACATTCTGGTGCCAAACGCCGGCATTCAGAAAGTGGCCAAGGACCTGACCGAGATCTCCAATGCCGACTGGAACTGGCATTTCGACGTCAACATGCACTCGATTTTCTATCTAAGCCGAGCAGCTATGCCGCACCTCGGCGCCGGCAGCTCTATCATCAGCTGCACGTCAGTGAATGGCTTCCTGGGAGACGAGGATCTGGTTGCCTATTCAAGCACCAAGGGCGCGATATCCGGGTTTACCCGGGCTCTCGCACAGCAGGTCGCCGGGCGCGGCATTCGGATCAACCAGGTTGCGCCCGGCCCCATTTGGACGCCCATCCAACCCGCCAGCTGGGGCCGCGTCGATCCCACGAGCATGCCCGAAATGGGCAAGGACACGCCGATGGGCCGGATCGGCCAGCCTTCGGAAGTCGGCCCCGCCTTCGTCTATCTGGCAAGCGAAGACGGTTCCTACATCACCGGTCAAACGATCCACGTGAACGGCGGCATGATCGTCAATGGTTGA